A section of the Piliocolobus tephrosceles isolate RC106 chromosome 14, ASM277652v3, whole genome shotgun sequence genome encodes:
- the LOC113220184 gene encoding LOW QUALITY PROTEIN: putative UPF0607 protein (The sequence of the model RefSeq protein was modified relative to this genomic sequence to represent the inferred CDS: inserted 1 base in 1 codon), whose translation MVNSLSIFCSWFRRRSQPCHRQRAHLSVFSSWFHHRSPRCHWQPARLICEAFPAGRAHPAAPAPVPALRTRGCFRFLFNPQQHPGPSFPARWDGAPTRLCLLPXNRGTPLRVPPPVDWSPPSRKKPVLSARNSMMFGHPSPVRIPRLRRKFNLQLPSLDEQVIPARLPKTEVRAEEPKEATEVKDQVETQGQEDHKRGPCSNGEAASTSRPLETQGNLTSSGCSPRPLE comes from the exons ATGGTCAACTCACTAAGCATATTTTGTTCCTGGTTCCGCCGCAGGTCCCAGCCATGCCATCGGCAACGTGCTCATCTAAGCGTATTTTCTTCCTGGTTCCACCACAGGTCCCCGAGATGCCATTGGCAACCTGCTCGTCTTATCTGTGAGGCCTTTCCAGCTGGCAGGGCTCACCCTGCGGCTCCTGCACCTGTGCCTGCCTTGAGAACCCGGGGCTGTTTCCGATTCCTCTTCAACCCTCAGCAACATCCTGGGCCTTCTTTTCCAGCCAGGTGGGATGGCGCCCCTACGAGGCTGTGTCTTCTCC CGAACAGGGGCACCCCACTGAGGGTCCCGCCTCCTGTGGACTGGAGCCCCCCCTCAAGGAAGAAACCCGTGCTGTCTGCTCGCAACTCCATGATGTTCGGACACCCCAGCCCTGTGAGGATCCCTCGTCTCAGACGCAAGTTTAACCTCCAACTGCCTTCATTAGATGAGCAGGTGATCCCAGCCAGGCTCCCGAAGACGGAGGTGAGGGCAGAAGAGCCCAAAGAAGCAACGGAAGTGAAAGACCAGGTAGAGACCCAGGGGCAGGAGGACCATAAAAGGGGCCCCTGTAGCAATGGGgaagcagcctccacctccaggcccCTGGAGACTCAGGGAAACCTCACTTCCTCCGGGTGCAGTCCCAGGCCCTTGGAG